The Vespa velutina chromosome 4, iVesVel2.1, whole genome shotgun sequence genome has a window encoding:
- the LOC124948657 gene encoding two pore potassium channel protein sup-9 isoform X2 — MVIRKYNISEDDFKIMETVVLKTEPHKAGQQWKFAGAFYYATTVLTTIGYGHSTPNTISGKLFTMFYGIVGIPLGLVMFQSIGERLNKFSSVVIRNVKSLLNCKDVQASEINLICVVTTLSCLTIAGGAAAFSRYEGWSYFDSIYYCFITLTTIGFGDMVALQKDNALDNKPEYVMFALIFILFGLAIVAASLNLLVLRFVTMNTEDERRDEAEALQAVQEAVRLEGDVITANGSILSERVGNHGETVSLDDEASVCSCRCSGFQKKRRRPRFTVRRSPGKISHLLPMQQFSQPNQRAELRPPQLASLVQLQMLHQHRASI; from the exons ATGGTCATACGCAAATACAATATCAGCGAGGACGATTTTAAAATCATGGAAACCGTGGTTCTGAAAACGGAGCCGCACAAGGCAGGCCAACAATGGAAGTTTGCGGGTGCTTTCTACTATGCAACCACGGTTCTCACCACAATCG GTTACGGACACTCAACGCCAAATACCATAAGCGGTAAACTTTTCACGATGTTCTATGGAATCGTTGGAATCCCTTTAGGGCTCGTGATGTTCCAAAGTATAGGCGAACGCCTTAACAAGTTCTCATCCGTTGTAATACGGAATGTGAAGAGTCTTCTCAATTGTAAGGATGTCCAg GCTTCagagataaatttaatctGCGTTGTTACGACCTTGTCGTGTCTGACCATCGCTGGTGGTGCAGCAGCTTTCTCCAGATACGAAGGGTGGTCTTATTTCGATTCCATTTATTATTGCTTCATCACTCTGACAACCATAGGTTTTGGTGATATGGTAGCTCTTCAAAAGGACAATGCTTTGGACAATAAGCCAGAGTACGTAATGTTCGccttgatatttattttatttggatTGGCCATCGTTGCGGCCTCCCTTAATTTATTGGTCTTGAGATTTGTCACGATGAATACCGAGGATGAAAGACGAGACGAGGCCGAAGCATTGCAG GCAGTACAGGAAGCAGTACGTTTGGAAGGTGATGTGATAACAGCAAACGGCTCGATATTGTCGGAGCGAGTCGGTAATCACGGTGAAACGGTTTCGTTGGACGACGAGGCATCAGTATGTAGCTGTCGCTGTAGCGGCTTTCAAAAGAAACGCCGGAGACCACGTTTTACGGTTCGTCGCTCACCCGGCAAGATTTCTCATCTATTACCGATGCAGCAATTTTCACAACCGAATCAACGAGCCGAATTGAGACCACCCCAGTTGGCGTCATTGGTACAATTACAAATGTTGCATCAACATCGTGCCAGTATCTGA
- the LOC124948657 gene encoding two pore potassium channel protein sup-9 isoform X1 produces the protein MKKQNVRTLSLIVSTFTYLLVGAAIFDVLESETEKRRKEALDAIEKMVIRKYNISEDDFKIMETVVLKTEPHKAGQQWKFAGAFYYATTVLTTIGYGHSTPNTISGKLFTMFYGIVGIPLGLVMFQSIGERLNKFSSVVIRNVKSLLNCKDVQASEINLICVVTTLSCLTIAGGAAAFSRYEGWSYFDSIYYCFITLTTIGFGDMVALQKDNALDNKPEYVMFALIFILFGLAIVAASLNLLVLRFVTMNTEDERRDEAEALQAVQEAVRLEGDVITANGSILSERVGNHGETVSLDDEASVCSCRCSGFQKKRRRPRFTVRRSPGKISHLLPMQQFSQPNQRAELRPPQLASLVQLQMLHQHRASI, from the exons atgaagaaacaaaacgTCCGGACCCTATCGTTGATCGTCTCTACATTCACCTACCTCCTCGTCGGCGCTGCGATCTTCGACGTTCTCGAGTCCGAGACGGAGAAACGACGCAAGGAAGCACTGGATG CCATTGAGAAAATGGTCATACGCAAATACAATATCAGCGAGGACGATTTTAAAATCATGGAAACCGTGGTTCTGAAAACGGAGCCGCACAAGGCAGGCCAACAATGGAAGTTTGCGGGTGCTTTCTACTATGCAACCACGGTTCTCACCACAATCG GTTACGGACACTCAACGCCAAATACCATAAGCGGTAAACTTTTCACGATGTTCTATGGAATCGTTGGAATCCCTTTAGGGCTCGTGATGTTCCAAAGTATAGGCGAACGCCTTAACAAGTTCTCATCCGTTGTAATACGGAATGTGAAGAGTCTTCTCAATTGTAAGGATGTCCAg GCTTCagagataaatttaatctGCGTTGTTACGACCTTGTCGTGTCTGACCATCGCTGGTGGTGCAGCAGCTTTCTCCAGATACGAAGGGTGGTCTTATTTCGATTCCATTTATTATTGCTTCATCACTCTGACAACCATAGGTTTTGGTGATATGGTAGCTCTTCAAAAGGACAATGCTTTGGACAATAAGCCAGAGTACGTAATGTTCGccttgatatttattttatttggatTGGCCATCGTTGCGGCCTCCCTTAATTTATTGGTCTTGAGATTTGTCACGATGAATACCGAGGATGAAAGACGAGACGAGGCCGAAGCATTGCAG GCAGTACAGGAAGCAGTACGTTTGGAAGGTGATGTGATAACAGCAAACGGCTCGATATTGTCGGAGCGAGTCGGTAATCACGGTGAAACGGTTTCGTTGGACGACGAGGCATCAGTATGTAGCTGTCGCTGTAGCGGCTTTCAAAAGAAACGCCGGAGACCACGTTTTACGGTTCGTCGCTCACCCGGCAAGATTTCTCATCTATTACCGATGCAGCAATTTTCACAACCGAATCAACGAGCCGAATTGAGACCACCCCAGTTGGCGTCATTGGTACAATTACAAATGTTGCATCAACATCGTGCCAGTATCTGA